The Acetomicrobium flavidum genome window below encodes:
- a CDS encoding ABC transporter ATP-binding protein produces MNKEVLLEVKDLNVYYRVYEGLLHVLNDVSFSLVEGERLGLVGETGCGKTTTFRALLRVLDSNASSKGDILYKGRNVNKMSQTELLNTRRTEMSMIFQDPTSSLNPVFKVGEQISSVIRANLQAKGINYSENDIKNIALKALSDVLLPDPERIFESYPFQLSGGMRQRICIAMSVATERKLLLADEPGTSLDVTIQAQILGLLNNLVKTTGMSVILATHSLGVVRETTDRVCIMYGGEIVEIGPTRSLFANPFHPYTRALLACVPKLTGEGIAEGIPGEMVSYLNPPKGCRFQPRCSFCNEDCNRTKPKLTLYEDDHYVACHKADL; encoded by the coding sequence ATGAATAAAGAAGTGTTATTAGAAGTCAAAGACCTTAACGTGTATTACAGGGTTTACGAAGGCTTACTGCATGTTTTGAATGATGTTTCTTTTTCTCTTGTCGAAGGAGAAAGGCTTGGCTTAGTGGGAGAGACAGGTTGTGGTAAGACGACCACCTTTAGGGCATTACTCAGGGTTCTTGATAGCAACGCTAGCTCTAAGGGTGACATTTTGTATAAAGGGCGCAATGTAAACAAGATGAGTCAAACAGAATTGTTAAATACAAGAAGGACTGAGATGTCGATGATATTTCAGGATCCGACCAGTTCTTTAAATCCGGTTTTTAAAGTGGGTGAACAAATATCTTCCGTCATAAGGGCAAACTTGCAGGCCAAAGGGATAAATTACAGCGAAAATGATATTAAGAACATAGCGCTTAAGGCCTTATCCGATGTCCTTTTGCCAGATCCTGAAAGAATTTTTGAGTCATATCCATTTCAGTTAAGTGGCGGGATGAGACAGCGTATATGTATAGCTATGTCAGTTGCAACCGAGAGAAAACTTTTACTGGCTGATGAACCTGGGACATCATTGGATGTCACCATACAAGCGCAAATTTTGGGGCTCCTTAATAATTTAGTTAAGACTACCGGCATGTCGGTCATTTTGGCTACCCACTCCTTAGGGGTCGTAAGGGAAACTACCGACCGCGTCTGCATCATGTATGGTGGTGAGATTGTAGAAATAGGTCCTACCCGCTCTCTTTTCGCAAATCCATTTCACCCTTATACAAGGGCGTTATTGGCATGTGTTCCTAAATTGACAGGAGAAGGCATAGCTGAAGGTATACCGGGAGAAATGGTAAGTTATCTAAATCCGCCTAAGGGATGTAGATTTCAACCACGATGTTCTTTTTGCAATGAAGATTGCAACAGGACAAAGCCAAAATTAACTCTGTATGAGGACGATCACTACGTTGCATGTCATAAGGCTGATCTCTAA
- a CDS encoding ABC transporter permease, producing MNDKRRDNFGSFSDKTRRAWYRLSKNKLSVVGFVGVIVIVLAAIFAPLIAPYPTHAGKVVDFLNANQPPSLAHLCGTDPMGRDVFSRIVFALRSTLLMGIIVLSISVPFGTTMGLMAGYFQGSLIDSLITRLTDVFLAVPPLILALAVAALLKPSLMNAMLAITITWWTWYARLAYGMAVTLNREYYVRSAQLLGASWMHIIFKEMLPNCLSPILTKMTLDMGIVIMTAAALSFVGLGEQPPAPALGTMISDGVKYMPDQWWLTIFPALAIMIIVLSFNLLGDGFRDLFSTEEKQ from the coding sequence ATGAACGATAAAAGGCGTGATAATTTTGGAAGCTTTAGCGATAAGACTAGAAGAGCTTGGTATAGATTATCTAAGAATAAGTTGTCTGTCGTAGGTTTTGTGGGCGTTATCGTGATAGTTTTGGCTGCCATATTTGCCCCTCTTATTGCACCTTATCCAACCCATGCAGGTAAAGTAGTCGATTTTTTGAACGCGAATCAACCTCCTAGCCTAGCACATTTATGCGGCACCGATCCCATGGGAAGAGATGTATTTAGTCGCATAGTATTTGCCTTAAGATCTACGTTATTAATGGGAATTATTGTGTTGAGTATTTCAGTTCCCTTTGGAACTACTATGGGTTTAATGGCAGGTTATTTTCAAGGCTCATTAATAGATTCTCTGATAACGCGACTTACGGATGTTTTTTTAGCAGTTCCTCCGCTTATTTTGGCACTGGCAGTTGCAGCGTTGCTTAAGCCAAGCTTAATGAACGCCATGTTAGCAATCACCATAACATGGTGGACATGGTATGCTCGATTAGCTTACGGGATGGCTGTGACGTTAAATAGAGAGTATTATGTTCGCTCTGCGCAACTGCTAGGTGCAAGTTGGATGCATATAATTTTTAAAGAGATGCTTCCCAATTGCTTGTCTCCTATATTAACAAAGATGACTTTGGATATGGGCATAGTAATCATGACGGCTGCTGCATTGAGCTTTGTTGGGTTAGGTGAGCAGCCACCGGCACCTGCGCTTGGCACTATGATATCCGATGGCGTCAAGTATATGCCAGACCAGTGGTGGCTAACTATATTTCCTGCATTGGCTATCATGATCATAGTGCTTTCATTTAATTTGTTGGGAGACGGGTTTCGAGACCTCTTCTCGACGGAGGAAAAACAATGA
- a CDS encoding ABC transporter permease, with amino-acid sequence MEIFKFICKRTLWSLVALVGLSIIIFTLSRVVPGDPARMALGPRATEEAVQALRSELKLDQPMIYQYFHWIASVLRGDFGLSLMTMRSVTDDIKIYLPATLELVIVAAIIQCVFGILLGVLATASQGSYMDYLLRVVAYIGVVTPSFVFAVLFMLLFGYKWPILPVLGRTTVEVNVSPITGMMVIDSIIRGDFSTAADAFVHLLLPATALAMNGMAQLARITRSSMIDNSERDYIVMETAQGLSKKEIFFKYLLRPSVIPAVSVLALQIGSLFANAFLVESIFNWPGLSRYGVEAMLFKDLNAVSAVICIVGFVFIIANIFVDILVAIIDPRVRLKAGE; translated from the coding sequence ATGGAAATATTTAAGTTTATCTGCAAGCGTACTCTCTGGTCCTTAGTAGCATTGGTTGGGCTTTCGATTATCATATTTACTTTGTCTAGGGTTGTTCCCGGAGACCCAGCTCGTATGGCTTTAGGGCCAAGGGCAACGGAAGAAGCGGTCCAGGCATTAAGAAGCGAACTAAAACTAGACCAACCAATGATATATCAATACTTTCATTGGATCGCAAGTGTGCTAAGGGGAGATTTCGGCCTCTCACTTATGACGATGAGATCGGTGACAGATGATATTAAGATTTATTTGCCTGCAACATTAGAACTAGTGATCGTCGCGGCTATAATACAATGCGTTTTTGGCATACTATTAGGGGTTCTTGCCACGGCGAGCCAGGGCAGTTACATGGATTACCTTTTAAGGGTGGTTGCCTATATCGGTGTCGTAACTCCGTCTTTTGTCTTTGCAGTCTTATTCATGCTTCTTTTTGGGTATAAGTGGCCCATTCTTCCGGTTTTAGGACGCACTACAGTTGAGGTGAATGTCTCGCCAATAACCGGGATGATGGTGATAGACAGTATTATTCGCGGTGATTTCTCAACTGCAGCGGATGCTTTTGTTCACCTTCTCCTCCCGGCGACTGCTCTTGCTATGAATGGCATGGCCCAGCTCGCAAGAATTACACGATCGTCTATGATAGACAACAGTGAGAGAGATTACATCGTCATGGAGACAGCCCAAGGGCTAAGCAAAAAAGAAATATTTTTTAAATATCTACTCAGACCTTCCGTTATACCTGCTGTTTCTGTATTAGCCCTTCAGATTGGCTCACTATTTGCAAATGCTTTTTTGGTCGAGTCAATTTTTAATTGGCCTGGGCTTTCACGCTATGGGGTTGAAGCTATGTTGTTTAAGGATTTGAATGCTGTTAGCGCAGTCATATGTATAGTGGGGTTTGTCTTCATAATAGCCAACATATTTGTTGACATACTAGTAGCCATCATAGATCCCAGAGTCAGGCTTAAAGCTGGGGAGTGA
- a CDS encoding ABC transporter substrate-binding protein produces MMGRRAVTRIILVTLFIGAIFAGGAWATVEDHIVRFTASNTPNIDPAQGHDRASQIALVNLYDPLIFQDYSGNLKDGVAESWKVSEDGLKYTFRIRDGIFFHNGDKLTADDVVFSMKRLLKVKRGFSYLYEGLIKDITKSADNTVVITLNEPFGPFLSTLTKFYIVNKKQVLAHLQEGNYGEFKDYGTKWLINNDAGSGPYTVVEMAHNQHLRATKFSNYWKGFKPGNPEGFELLAVSEPVTIKTMMMRKQLEFSDEYQPAEVYKTLEKVKGIEIFAISNGKMLYLSLNNAKAPTDDVHFRKALSYAIDYEALLQIFPWRKRAKAPVALSLIGAASDLPYYSYDLETAKKELALSKYADNPNKYPLEIAWVADVPDREKLALAFQTYFDKLGVNVEVVKVPWAKFVDQASRLEDTPHGTTISESSHYSEAGSLLRAIYHSESIGTYTNTSWVKYPDIDEAIDKALKKTDIDERIKLYHRAQELIVKHQPHIPIFEEPEVHAYQSGYLTWEPAEIKKHGKEIIPGLDLLYMRSVQFKK; encoded by the coding sequence ATGATGGGTAGGAGAGCTGTTACACGGATTATCCTTGTAACGTTGTTTATTGGAGCAATTTTTGCTGGTGGTGCTTGGGCTACCGTAGAAGATCATATAGTGCGATTCACTGCTTCTAACACGCCTAACATAGATCCAGCACAAGGACATGATCGTGCTTCTCAGATTGCCTTGGTAAACCTATATGATCCCTTGATTTTTCAGGATTATTCAGGAAATTTAAAAGACGGGGTTGCCGAGTCTTGGAAGGTATCCGAAGATGGTTTGAAGTACACATTTAGGATCCGAGATGGGATATTTTTTCATAATGGGGATAAGCTTACTGCAGATGATGTGGTATTTAGCATGAAAAGGCTTTTAAAAGTCAAAAGGGGATTTTCTTATTTATATGAAGGATTAATCAAGGATATTACAAAATCGGCTGATAATACTGTGGTAATTACTTTAAATGAACCCTTTGGCCCCTTTCTTTCCACCCTGACCAAGTTCTATATTGTCAACAAAAAACAGGTCCTTGCACATCTTCAAGAGGGAAATTATGGAGAGTTCAAAGACTATGGGACAAAATGGCTCATCAATAATGATGCTGGGAGCGGTCCCTACACTGTGGTGGAAATGGCACATAACCAACACTTGAGAGCAACGAAGTTTTCAAATTACTGGAAGGGTTTTAAACCTGGTAACCCGGAGGGCTTTGAATTGTTGGCCGTCTCTGAACCGGTTACTATAAAAACGATGATGATGCGTAAGCAACTTGAGTTCTCCGATGAGTACCAACCTGCAGAAGTCTATAAAACTCTCGAAAAGGTCAAAGGTATTGAGATATTCGCTATATCTAACGGTAAGATGCTTTATTTATCATTAAACAATGCTAAGGCACCTACAGATGATGTTCATTTTAGAAAAGCTTTATCTTACGCGATCGATTATGAAGCTCTGCTTCAGATTTTCCCATGGAGAAAAAGAGCCAAGGCGCCTGTTGCTCTTTCGCTTATAGGCGCTGCCTCTGATTTGCCATATTATAGTTATGATTTAGAAACGGCAAAAAAGGAGCTTGCTCTCTCGAAATATGCAGATAACCCTAATAAATATCCCCTTGAAATAGCATGGGTGGCCGATGTGCCCGATAGAGAAAAGCTTGCACTGGCGTTTCAGACATATTTCGATAAATTGGGAGTCAACGTAGAAGTTGTTAAGGTTCCTTGGGCTAAATTTGTTGACCAGGCATCGCGTTTGGAAGATACCCCCCATGGTACCACAATCAGCGAATCTTCTCATTATAGCGAGGCCGGTTCGCTTTTGCGGGCAATATATCATTCAGAATCAATTGGAACCTATACTAACACAAGTTGGGTAAAGTACCCTGATATCGATGAAGCAATCGATAAAGCCCTAAAAAAGACAGACATTGATGAGCGAATTAAGCTTTACCATAGAGCTCAAGAACTAATTGTTAAGCACCAACCTCATATTCCAATATTTGAAGAGCCGGAAGTTCACGCTTATCAATCTGGATATCTGACGTGGGAACCGGCAGAGATTAAAAAACATGGAAAGGAAATAATCCCAGGGCTAGATTTGTTATATATGCGTAGTGTTCAATTTAAGAAATAA
- the pepV gene encoding dipeptidase PepV — translation MNSLDAKITNLFPSIILNLQESIRIPSVQSDPAPDAPFGIEVKRALDQALKTASSLGFATQNLDSYVGWAEYGEGKDMVAVLGHLDVVPPGDGWTYPPFAGEIHGNKMFGRGTMDDKGPTIGALWALYAIKELSIPVKRRIRILFGTNEESGMKDMKYYLEHGGEIPLMGFTPDGEFPIIAYEKGQLHIRIDVPFIQPKASKSMLLDINGGTVPNVVPSEAKATIRFSDPDKKRTALNAIRETAQINDIKISLLEEDNEVTLKVFGVAAHGSTPELGVNAIANLMFVLGSSIDEDWGKVIDQLGKCFYGDVNGMNLGIFTQDKLSGKLTCNLGLLTFQDECMSLVLDIRFPVTFRSEDILTPLKAFAGKNGFSLSILREKAPLNMPEDSILIRKLQKVYEEKTGQEAKLLSMGGGTYAKALPNMVAFGPKFPGSPDVAHKADEFIDLDEYLKVIQIIGAAMVEMAN, via the coding sequence ATGAATTCCCTTGATGCTAAAATTACAAACTTGTTTCCTTCCATAATATTAAATTTGCAGGAGTCCATAAGAATTCCAAGCGTTCAAAGTGACCCTGCCCCGGATGCTCCTTTTGGAATCGAGGTTAAAAGGGCATTAGATCAAGCATTAAAGACGGCTTCTTCGTTAGGGTTTGCCACACAAAATCTGGATAGCTACGTTGGTTGGGCGGAATACGGAGAAGGGAAAGATATGGTTGCTGTCCTTGGACATCTAGACGTCGTCCCTCCTGGAGACGGATGGACATATCCCCCTTTTGCCGGAGAAATTCATGGAAATAAAATGTTTGGACGAGGTACGATGGATGACAAAGGGCCGACAATAGGCGCATTATGGGCTTTGTACGCTATAAAGGAACTTTCTATTCCTGTAAAACGCAGGATTCGTATCTTATTTGGAACTAACGAGGAAAGCGGTATGAAGGATATGAAGTATTATCTGGAGCACGGCGGAGAAATACCGCTGATGGGCTTTACACCCGACGGAGAATTCCCGATAATTGCATATGAAAAAGGACAGCTGCATATACGTATTGATGTGCCATTCATCCAGCCCAAGGCTTCAAAGTCTATGCTCCTAGATATAAATGGCGGGACCGTTCCCAATGTCGTGCCTTCCGAAGCAAAAGCTACAATCAGGTTTTCGGATCCAGATAAGAAACGAACAGCGTTAAACGCTATCAGGGAAACCGCACAAATAAATGACATAAAAATCTCCCTTCTTGAGGAAGATAATGAGGTTACATTAAAAGTATTTGGGGTTGCTGCTCACGGAAGCACTCCTGAACTAGGTGTAAATGCCATAGCAAATCTTATGTTTGTTTTAGGATCTTCTATTGACGAGGATTGGGGCAAGGTCATAGACCAGCTGGGGAAATGTTTTTACGGAGATGTAAATGGTATGAATCTTGGAATTTTTACCCAAGATAAATTGTCCGGTAAATTGACATGCAATCTGGGACTACTAACATTCCAAGATGAGTGTATGTCTTTAGTGCTAGACATCCGTTTTCCTGTCACGTTTCGATCCGAAGATATACTCACTCCCCTCAAAGCTTTTGCAGGAAAGAACGGATTTTCCTTATCAATCCTTCGCGAGAAAGCACCACTTAACATGCCAGAAGATAGCATATTAATTAGAAAGCTTCAGAAGGTGTATGAAGAAAAGACTGGACAAGAAGCAAAATTGCTATCGATGGGCGGGGGTACTTACGCAAAAGCCCTCCCAAACATGGTTGCCTTTGGCCCGAAGTTTCCAGGAAGTCCAGATGTGGCACATAAGGCAGATGAGTTCATAGACTTAGACGAATACTTAAAGGTCATTCAAATAATTGGGGCTGCCATGGTGGAGATGGCAAATTAG